In a genomic window of Quercus lobata isolate SW786 chromosome 4, ValleyOak3.0 Primary Assembly, whole genome shotgun sequence:
- the LOC115986592 gene encoding cyclic nucleotide-gated ion channel 1-like: protein MDFKRLKFVRFEDWSSERSESSEWRYSIDDGPQLRKPRSTFGNVLKISGIPSVGDQPSKESGPPLRKTILDPQGQFLQTWNKIFVLSCVIAVALDPLFFYIPVIDDKDKCLDLDETLTIIACVLRSLFDAFYALHIIFQFRTGFIAPSSRVFGRGETITDPVAIAKRYLSTYFFIDILSILPLPQVVTFLIIPSMKTEVPLVMKEMLKSVIFSQYVPRLLRIYPLYVEVTRTSGILTQTAWAGAAYNLSLYMLASHVVGAFWYLFAIEREDTCWHKHCDNTIGCEDKDFYCGKDRSKSYVDPYKNCPFIDPDDIKNKTVFNFGIFTDALKSGVVESRNFREKFFYCFWWGLRGLSSLGQNLKTSTYVGEIIFAVFISIFGLVLFSLLIGNMQKYLQSTTVRVEEMRVKRTDAEQWMSHRMLPENLRERIRRYEQYKWQETRGVEEENLVRNLPKDLRRDIKRHLCLDLLKRVPMFEKMDEQLLDALCDHLKPVLYTAKSCIVREGDPVDEMLFIMRGTLATMTTNGGRTGFFNSADLKAGDFCGEELLTWALDPHPSTNLPISTRTVVAIIEVEAFALMAYDLKFVASQFRRLHSKQLQHTFRFYSLQWRTWGACFIQVAWRRYCKRKLDKSLREAEDRLQDALANEAGNSPSLGATIYASRFAANALRTLRQNGARKTRVPQRLLPLLPQKPPEPNFDAENH, encoded by the exons ATGGATTTCAAGCGACTTAAATTTGTAAG GTTTGAAGATTGGAGTTCAGAGAGATCTGAGAGTTCTGAGTGGAGATATTCTATTGATGATGGACCACAACTGAGAAAACCAAGATCAACTTTTGGCAATGTTTTGAAGATTAGTGGCATTCCTTCTGTAGGTGATCAGCCAAGTAAAGAGTCTGGTCCTCCTCTTAGGAAGACAATTCTTGATCCACAGGGTCAATTTCTTCAAACttggaataaaatatttgtactCTCTTGTGTCATAGCTGTTGCCCTGGATCCTTTGTTCTTTTACATCCCAGTGATCGATGACAAGGACAAATGCCTTGATTTAGATGAAACTCTGACGATTATTGCTTGTGTTCTTCGTTCACTCTTTGATGCCTTTTATGCACTTCATATAATCTTTCAGTTTCGAACTGGGTTTATTGCTCCTTCTTCTCGAGTATTTGGAAGGGGTGAGACAATAACTGATCCGGTGGCTATTGCAAAAAGATACTTATCCACATACTTCTTCATTGACATTCTGTCAATTCTTCCATTGCCACAG GTGGTAACGTTTCTCATCATTCCCTCAATGAAAACCGAAGTTCCCTTAGTCATGAAGGAGATGTTGAAGTCAGTAATCTTCTCCCAATATGTGCCAAGACTTTTGCGGATCTATCCACTATATGTAGAAGTAACAAGAACCTCGGGCATACTGACTCAGACAGCATGGGCTGGAGCTGCTTATAATCTTTCTCTGTATATGCTCGCCAGTCAC GTTGTAGGAGCTTTTTGGTACTTGTTTGCCATTGAACGAGAGGATACATGCTGGCATAAACACTGTGACAACACTATTGGTTGTGAAGATAAAGATTTTTACTGTGGAAAGGACCGTAGCAAAAGCTATGTAGATCCATATAAAAATTGCCCTTTTATTGATCCTGAtgacattaaaaataaaacggTCTTCAACTTTGGAATATTTACTGATGCTCTTAAATCTGGAGTGGTGGAATCAAGAAATTTTCGAGAGAAATTCTTTTACTGCTTTTGGTGGGGTCTTCGTGGTCTTAG TTCTCTTGGCCAAAACCTGAAAACAAGCACTTATGTTGGGGAGATAATCTTTGCTGTCTTCATATCAATCTTTGGGTTGGTATTATTCTCATTACTTATTGGCAATATGCAG AAATATCTGCAATCCACAACGGTGAGAGTGGAAGAGATGAGAGTGAAAAGGACTGATGCAGAACAGTGGATGTCCCACCGTATGCTCCCTGAGAACTTAAGGGAGCGGATCAGACGATACGAACAGTATAAATGGCAAGAAACCAGAGGTGTTGAGGAAGAGAATCTAGTTCGTAACCTTCCTAAAGACCTAAGGAGGGACATAAAGCGACATCTTTGCTTAGATCTTCTCAAGAGA gtgcCAATGTTTGAAAAAATGGATGAACAACTATTGGATGCGCTTTGTGATCATCTCAAGCCAGTACTATACACAGCAAAGAGCTGCATTGTCCGTGAGGGGGATCCAGTGGATGAGATGCTTTTTATCATGAGAGGAACCCTAGCCACTATGACTACCAATGGTGGAAGGACTGGTTTCTTTAACTCTGCTGATCTCAAGGCTGGTGACTTCTGTGGAGAAGAGCTTCTTACTTGGGCATTGGATCCTCACCCCTCTACAAATCTCCCCATCTCAACTAGAACAGTGGTAGCTATAATAGAGGTTGAAGCCTTTGCTTTAATGGCGTATGACTTGAAGTTTGTGGCATCTCAGTTTCGGCGTCTTCATAGCAAGCAGCTCCAGCACACTTTCAG GTTCTACTCCCTACAATGGAGGACGTGGGGAGCCTGTTTTATCCAAGTAGCTTGGCGCCGGTATTGTAAGAGAAAGCTTGATAAGTCTTTGCGTGAAGCAGAAGACAGACTGCAAGATGCTTTGGCAAATGAAGCTGGGAACTCACCAAGTCTTGGTGCTACTATTTATGCATCAAGGTTTGCTGCAAATGCACTTCGAACCTTGCGACAAAATGGTGCACGCAAGACTAGAGTGCCACAAAGATTGCTACCACTGCTGCCACAGAAGCCTCCTGAACCCAATTTTGATGCTGAAAATCATTAG